In Gemmatimonadota bacterium, the following proteins share a genomic window:
- a CDS encoding aldo/keto reductase: MEHRKLGRTDTSLSFIGLGCVTFGREIDEDASAAILDDAVERGINWLDTAEAYGGGNARTYRRDVLKVDDVRETSDIMGSSEIIIGKWMKARGCRDDVVICSKVSSGNRPENIARALRVSLERLQVDCVDIYELHSPDETVPIAESLAALDEEVSAGRIGTVGCSNFNASQLREALDTSARGGYARFEVVQPPYNLADPGAQDELFPLCRREEVGVTSYSPLAAGFLAGKYTPDRNDFPKGSRFDVIPGHADIYFNDRNFRNVERLRALADNRGIPMVCMAMAWAMGHPDITSVLVGARHTGHLDNAFDALALKGDTELRDEMSSWLTD, from the coding sequence ATGGAACACCGAAAACTCGGCCGCACCGATACGTCACTCAGCTTCATTGGCCTGGGCTGCGTAACGTTCGGCCGTGAGATCGACGAGGACGCATCGGCAGCCATACTGGACGATGCAGTCGAAAGAGGGATTAACTGGCTCGATACGGCGGAGGCGTATGGAGGCGGCAATGCCCGGACCTACCGGCGGGACGTGTTGAAAGTCGATGATGTGCGCGAGACCTCGGATATCATGGGCTCTTCCGAGATCATCATCGGAAAGTGGATGAAAGCGCGAGGCTGCAGGGACGACGTGGTGATCTGCTCCAAGGTGAGCAGCGGAAATCGCCCGGAGAACATCGCCCGGGCGCTCCGGGTCAGTCTCGAGCGCTTGCAGGTGGACTGCGTGGACATCTACGAACTGCATTCCCCCGATGAGACGGTCCCCATTGCCGAAAGCCTGGCCGCGCTGGACGAGGAGGTTTCAGCGGGAAGGATCGGGACCGTGGGCTGCAGCAACTTCAACGCTTCCCAGCTCCGGGAGGCCCTGGACACCAGCGCCAGGGGGGGCTATGCCCGATTCGAGGTAGTCCAGCCGCCCTACAACCTGGCCGATCCCGGCGCCCAGGACGAACTGTTTCCGCTGTGCCGGCGGGAGGAAGTGGGCGTCACGTCCTACAGTCCGCTCGCCGCGGGTTTCCTGGCGGGAAAATACACGCCGGACCGTAACGACTTCCCGAAAGGCTCGCGCTTCGACGTGATTCCCGGACACGCGGACATCTACTTCAACGACCGGAACTTCCGCAACGTGGAGCGGCTGCGGGCCCTGGCGGATAACAGGGGAATTCCGATGGTGTGTATGGCCATGGCATGGGCCATGGGGCATCCCGATATCACGTCGGTCCTCGTAGGCGCCCGCCATACCGGCCACCTGGACAACGCCTTCGATGCCCTCGCCCTGAAGGGGGACACGGAACTGCGTGATGAAATGTCGAGTTGGCTGACGGACTGA
- a CDS encoding M20 family metallopeptidase codes for MTKEFVDVKSVSRWSNAAVSDLVEDRMKACGLEVERLSYEDENGELKVSLVGRKGEGEGGLAFLSHTDTVPGQEQDWDAYHGVVEGDRLLGRGSCDMKGPLACTMIAAAQVDAERLKKPLIVVATADEEVGGGGAHQVATESRIMGAVRPTYGVVAEPTSLTPVYAHKGSAHIVVTAHGRAAHTSTGLGESANFKIAPFLAEMAELAERIKTDERFLNAEFSPPSNGFNMVITDYDTKQNVSAARSTCHICFRTMPDDHSEELVGELVSRAEGYGFEVTSSISRPFYADPSNPIVQLASDVTGGKRPETVPYGTDAPHFREQLQMVVLGPGSIEQAHTVGEYVEIPQLYEAVDIYARMIHEVCL; via the coding sequence ATGACGAAGGAATTCGTGGATGTGAAGTCCGTCAGCCGGTGGAGCAACGCGGCGGTATCCGACCTCGTCGAAGACCGGATGAAGGCATGCGGACTCGAAGTGGAACGGCTGTCCTACGAGGACGAAAACGGCGAACTGAAGGTCAGCCTCGTCGGACGCAAGGGTGAAGGCGAGGGCGGCCTGGCCTTCCTGTCCCATACGGATACGGTGCCGGGGCAGGAGCAGGACTGGGACGCCTATCACGGCGTGGTCGAAGGCGACCGGCTGCTGGGACGGGGCAGCTGCGACATGAAGGGCCCGCTGGCATGCACCATGATCGCCGCCGCGCAGGTGGACGCGGAACGGCTGAAGAAGCCGCTGATCGTGGTGGCGACGGCCGACGAGGAAGTGGGTGGAGGCGGTGCGCACCAGGTCGCCACGGAATCCCGCATCATGGGCGCCGTTCGTCCTACCTACGGCGTGGTGGCCGAGCCGACCAGCCTGACGCCGGTGTACGCCCACAAGGGCTCGGCCCACATCGTCGTGACGGCCCACGGCAGGGCAGCACACACCAGCACGGGCCTTGGGGAATCCGCCAATTTCAAGATCGCTCCTTTCCTGGCTGAAATGGCCGAATTGGCGGAGCGGATCAAAACGGATGAACGGTTCCTGAACGCGGAGTTCAGCCCCCCTTCCAACGGGTTCAACATGGTGATCACCGACTACGACACGAAGCAGAACGTCTCCGCGGCGCGGTCGACCTGTCACATCTGCTTCCGCACGATGCCGGACGATCACAGCGAAGAACTGGTGGGCGAACTGGTCTCACGGGCCGAAGGCTACGGCTTCGAGGTTACGAGCAGCATATCACGCCCCTTCTACGCCGATCCTTCGAACCCCATCGTGCAACTGGCCTCCGATGTCACCGGCGGCAAGCGGCCGGAGACCGTGCCCTACGGGACCGACGCCCCCCATTTCAGGGAGCAGCTGCAAATGGTGGTCCTGGGACCCGGCAGTATCGAGCAGGCCCACACGGTGGGCGAATACGTGGAAATACCGCAGCTTTACGAAGCGGTGGACATCTACGCACGCATGATTCACGAAGTTTGCTTATAG
- a CDS encoding DUF1080 domain-containing protein, whose amino-acid sequence MADSVGYTDTSVIPGSKWRVHDGDRPQPRVVTPGGACGSPPSDAVVLFDGSDLAQWVGRDGSDAAWKVECGYMEVNGTGDISTRAHFGDCQLHLEWATPEEVVGDSQGRGNSGVFLLGLYEIQVLDSFDNRTYADGSASSIYGQYPPLVNASRGPGEWQSYDIVFESPSWDGDRLVKGAHLTVIHNGIVVHHRQRAVGPTGHRDLANYDTPHTDTGPLQLQDHGDPVRFRNIWMRRLTAYDAS is encoded by the coding sequence ATGGCGGATTCCGTAGGATATACCGATACCTCCGTAATACCCGGCAGCAAATGGCGCGTCCACGACGGCGACCGGCCCCAGCCCCGCGTGGTCACGCCGGGCGGCGCCTGCGGGAGCCCTCCCTCAGACGCGGTCGTGCTCTTCGACGGATCTGACCTCGCCCAGTGGGTCGGCCGCGATGGAAGCGACGCCGCGTGGAAGGTGGAATGCGGCTACATGGAGGTAAACGGCACGGGGGACATCTCGACCCGCGCGCATTTCGGCGACTGCCAGCTTCATCTCGAATGGGCCACGCCCGAAGAGGTGGTCGGAGACAGCCAGGGCCGGGGCAACAGCGGCGTGTTCCTGCTGGGGCTCTATGAAATCCAGGTGCTGGACAGCTTCGACAACCGGACCTATGCCGACGGTTCCGCCTCGTCCATTTACGGCCAGTACCCTCCCCTGGTCAATGCCAGCAGGGGACCGGGTGAATGGCAGAGCTACGATATCGTCTTCGAATCGCCTTCGTGGGACGGCGACAGGCTGGTGAAGGGCGCGCACCTGACGGTTATCCACAACGGGATCGTGGTGCACCACCGTCAGCGGGCCGTCGGTCCCACCGGGCACAGGGACCTGGCGAACTACGACACGCCCCACACCGACACGGGCCCCCTGCAACTGCAGGATCACGGCGATCCCGTCCGGTTCCGCAACATCTGGATGAGACGCCTTACCGCCTACGACGCATCCTGA